The DNA region ATTTGCTGGATTCCTCGTCAAATACGTAAATAAACTCGTTGCCGATAATTTTACGCTTCTTCTCCGGATCATCCACGCCCTTAAGCTTGGACATAAAACGGTCGCGCGCATCGATCTTGACGACCTTCATATCGAACTTGCCGACGAAGGTATCCATCACGCTCTCAGCCTCGCCCTTGCGCAGCAAGCCGTGGTCAATGAACATGCAGGTCAGCTGATCGCCGATCGCTTTATGAATCAGCATGGCCACAACGGAAGAGTCAACGCCGCCGCTCAGGGCGCACAGCACCTTCTGGTCTCCGACAACTTCGCGGATTTCGCGAACCTGGTCGTCGATAAAGGTCTCCATGCTCCAGTTGCCTTCGCACTGACATACTTCGTAAAGGAAGTTTTTGATCATTTCATTCCCGTACACGGAGTGGCGTACTTCAGGATGGAACTGCACGGCGTACAGCTTCTTCTCTTCGTTGCTCATCGCAGCAATCGGAGCGGATTCCGTACCTGCATCCAGCTTGAAGCCGGTTGGCAGTGATACCACATGATCGCCGTGGCTCATCCATACGGTCTGCTTCTGCTCCAGACCCTTAACGAGCGTGGTGTTTGGATTAAATTCCAGCTCAGCCTTTCCGTACTCGCGCTTGGAAGCACGCTCTACTTTACCGTCCAGCTGGTGGGCCATCAACTGCATGCCGTAGCAAATGCCGAAAATCGGAACACCCAGGTCATAAATGGCAGGATCGACATGCGGGGCATTTTCGGAATAAACGCTCATAGGGCCTCCCGAAAAAACAATCCCGCGCGGTGCCAATTCCTTAATCTTCTCCACGGACGTATTGTAAGGCAAAAGCTCGCTATATACGCCAAGATCGCGGATCCGTCGTGCTATAAGTTGGTTATACTGTCCACCGAAGTCCAAAACAACGATGATTTCATTAGGCTTATTCATTACCGGGCCTCCCTTGATTAATGAAATTAATTATACGCAACCCGAATTCATACCGTCAAGAAAGAGGCCCCTTCGTTTTCATGCCAGTTTTTTGACAATTCGAAGACACTGGCGTAAAAAGTGTACCTTTTCCGTCCGGGTCCACGGTTCATTTTGAAAAGCCGCCCTTTCCCAGCGCCATGCAAACTGCATTAATTCAAGCCTCAAAGCCTCATCCGTAACCGATAACGACGTAATATATTGACGTACAGTCTGGCCCCTCTCGAACGCTCCGAACCTGCGCTGGATTTTCTCCCATACGGGAGCCGAGGCCGAGACAAGCCCTTCCCTTGGAGAGACCGCGATCCGGCTTGACAGCATCAGGAAGAAAAGCCTCTCCCGAATGGACGGAAGGCAGTAGATCGCTGCCGCTGCCGCAGGAGCGAGAATCAAAAGTCCTGCTGCAAAAGAAACAGGCCCAAGGGTAGAGATCAGCATCAGCACGTTGGCGGCGGCATCCAGCACACGATCCCATAAGCCGGACCACGGCAGATGCGAAGCCGTAATCTCGTCCGCTGTCGCCGGAGGCGTGGAAGGCTCGGTGCCGAATCCAGGGGTAGGGTCGAACATCACCCAGCCGGTTCCCGGGAAAAATACCTCCACCCAGGCATGGGCGTTCTTTTCGGCAATGCGGTACGTATGCTTCTTCCCCTCCACCGGTTCACCCGGTGCAAATCCGGTCACGTAACGGGCGGGGATTCCTTCGCTTCGCAGCATGACGGTCATCGCCGTTGCAAAATGCGCGCAGTACCCTTCTCTCGACTCAAACAGAAACTGATCGGCAAAGTCGCTGCCCTCCGGGGGGATGGCTGTCTGCAGCGTATACGTGTAGTTCCGCTCCAAATAGGATTCGATTGCCTTGACCATTTCATACCTGTTCGAGGCACCCGACGTAACCGTCTTTGCCAAATCACGGACCCTGCCGGGGAGGGAATCGGGAAGCTGCAGATACAGCTCTTTCATATACGTCGGATCGCCGGCTGATGCACGAAGACTTTGCATATCATGCCGGATATATAGGGATTCCACGGTATAGCGGGACAGCGCCGCATCCCCTTGCATGGATACGGTCTCGGACATCCGTTCCACCGAAAGTGCCGGCTCTCGCTTCCCTCCGGCCGTTTGTACATCGGACACCCGGGAAATAATTCCCCCGGCCAGCAGCGGCTTTACTTGGGATGGCTCTTCAAACTCGAGGGTCTGCACCAATGTTTGTCCTTGGGACCGCTCCCAGAAGGGGAGCTTATCCCTTAGGCTCTCCGTCAGCTTGGCTGTCGTTCGGATGGCGTGATCCTGGCCCCATTTCCGGCCGTCGTACAAGCTGTAGGCTTCGCCGCGCCAATAGGTCGGAATCGGTGATTTTGCCGTGAAAAACACCTCATCGCTCATCGATAACGGACCGCCAAGCTCGCCCATCACAGGCGAGTATCCGGTCATTCGGGCGGCAGGCAGCGCATCCTCCGCCGCATCCCGGACGTGCTCCCCTATTCCCGAGATCCGCTCAGCTAGATCCGTTAACGTCAAGCCGGCGCCTTCATAAGGCTCGTTGAAGGATCCGCCAAGACGGGCTGCCCCGATGGCAAGTACCGCCGTCACGATCACGGCCGTACTCCAGCGAAGCGTCAGCAGTGCCGAAGATCGGCCTTGGTCCGCGAACGGTCCCTGTCTTGCTTCATCATCTGAGGCTTCCCGGCCCAGCCTCACAATATGCATCAGCCCTTGAGCCATCAGAAGATAGAGCAAAGCCAGCCCCATATCGGAATACAGGCTTCGCTCCGACACGGAGGCAAGCACGGCCAAATAAACCAGCGTCGAGCCTCCGAACAGCCAGACGGACAGGCGGTAAAGGGACAGCATATGAACGGCCGATACCATGATGCCCCAGCCGATCAAGAGAACCATCGTTCTGCTCTCCTCGCTGAGCGCGGTAAACGCCCGCGTGTTTATGACGGCCGCCGCATCCCCTGGAAGGATGACCGAAGCATATTCGTGCAGCCATTCCAGCGGATTGGCATAGTTAAACAATTGGGCACACAGCCAAATGACCAGCAAAGCGTTCGGCGGCAGCCACACCCATTCACGCCAGGCGGTCAGGCCTTGAAGGAGAAGAATCGCCGCAAGAAGAGCCAGTGCTTGCAGAATCAGGTCCCCGCCCGCCCCGTTAACGGCCTGCAGCGGGAGCAGCCACTCCGACAGCAGTCCTGCTACCGGCAGGGTAATGAGCGCGCGCTGAAGGACGGTCCCGGGAAACGTTCTGGAAACGAGGGAAGAACGGATAGGCCCGGCGGGATGGCTCCCGGGCCCAACGCGTTCTTCCGCTTTACCATGCAAGCTGACCGGATCCATTTCCATTCCCTCCCTTCAACGAACCATCTGCCGGAGCTTCAGGTATTCCGCCTGCGATAACCAGCCTTCCTCCCAGGCGGTAAAATTCCTCGGCCCGCTCCTGTCCCGTCGAACGAAACGGATGCCCGCCATCCCCGGAAATGCGCATGGCTGTCCGCTGCTGCCCGCTGCGCAAGCAGCATATCGTAACGTCCCGAATACCGCTATTCAGCAGTTTGATTCCAAGCAAGGCCGCTTGCTCATTCATGGTCCCGGTTATAATCGTCCAAGCCGTATCCCTCTCCAATACATCCGTCGACATCCGCGCGTATTCCTCATGAGGATCAGCCGCTTCAACCCCGCCCGATATCCGGACAGATGCCAGCGGAAGGAGAATATCCCGCCTCTGCGCAGCGTTATCGCCTCTATATTCAGACACAGGCGTCAGGGATTGGTACGCGCTTGTCCACAGCTTGTAAGGCACTCGGCGGTCATGAAGCTGACAGAGGAACCCGGCTGCGGCAGCAACCGTCTGCTCGAAGATCTCATCGTGCTTGCTGCCTCCGTCTCTTCCAAAGAGCCCTTGGCGCATCGTATCCAGCGCAATGCACTGGCGGATACCGCTCCCTTCCTGGGGCAGGAACGATTGCAGACGCCCCAGCTTGGCGGAATTTTTCCAGTGAATCCGGTTCATCGGATCCCCGGGAATATAATCCCGCAGGCCGCTGCCCCGAATGTCCGTCCGCCTCTTCGCGAAGGTCCGTTCATCCTCCCGATCGGCTGACCCGCCGCGGGGGACGACTTGAAGCTCAGGGCCCGCCGCCGGCCGGGGAAGAACGGAGATTCCGGTCATTTCACCGGTCAGCTGACGGCTGAACCGGAACCATCCGAACAGGTCGCCCCAAGCCATCTCGCTGGTGGCCTCCGACCAGATGCCGCGGGGAAGATGATCAAGCTGATAGCTGTAAGTGAGATTTTTGCGAAAACCGGGAAACAACAATTTCCGATGCGAGCAGCCCCCGATCGTATCATGAACCATCATCCAAGGCACCGGCAGCACGGTTTGATAAGCAATCCGAACCGTAACTTGAGCGGAGTCCCCCCTGTAGATCCATGCCGGAGCGCATGTCCGGCTGACGGTAATCCGGGACGGTCCGAGCAGCCTGAGCGCGGCCCCTCCGATCAGCACGAGCGTGCACGCGAGCCACAACAGCCGGAGAGCTTCGCCCCCCAGCCACACATAAAGACCCAGCGCTGCGAGCCATATGGCGAGGGCTCTCATCCAATCCGCCTGCTCCCGCTTCACCGCGAGCCGCCTTTCCGGCTGCGCTGGCGCGGAAGCTCGAATTGGGCAAGGATGGCGTCCACCATCTCCTGCTGAGTCAATCCCGCTGCCCGTCCTTCATGGTTCATATGAATCCGGTGGGCAAGCACCGGAACAGCTACGCGAAGGCAGTCATCCGGAATAACGTACATTCTCCCGTCCATATAGGCTGATGCTTGGGACGCCCGGTACCAGGCCAAGGTTCCCCTCGGGCTGATGCCGAGCGCCACTCCCCGCTGCCTGCGGGATGCATCCGCTACGCTGACCATATAGCGTTTGATGCTGTCATCAACGAACACGCGCGCCGCCGCCTGCTGCATCGCAATCAGCTCGGAGCCTGCCAGCAACGGCTTCAAGCTATCCGGCGTGGCGCTGCCGCCCCTGCGCTCCAGGAGCGCCATCTCGCCTTCCATATCGGGATAACCCAGCGACATTCTCATGAGGAAGCGGTCGAGCTGGGCTTCCGGCAAACGGCTCGTCCCCTCATATTCATAAGGATTTTGGGTTGCGAGCAGGAAGAATGGGGCGGGCAGCGGGTAAGTCCGGCCGTCGACGGTGACCCTGCCTTCCTCCATCGCTTCCAGCAGCGCGGACTGCGCCCTGGGGGATGCGCGGTTAATTTCATCGGCGAGCACAATGTTCGCCATGAGGGGGCCGGGGCGAAAGACAAATTCCCCCGAATGGGGATAATAGACGGAGGCTCCGGTAATATCCCCCGGCATCAAATCGTACGTAAACTGAATCCGGTTGAACTCACAGCCGATCAACGCAGCCACCGTTTTGACCAGCATCGTCTTCCCGACGCCCGGCACATCCTCCAGCAGCACATGCCCACCAGCCAGCAGTGCGATCATAGTAAGCGAAATCTGTTCTTCGTGCCCGACAATGACGCTGCCGATCCGGCTTCTAACTTTACCGAGCAGGTCCGGAGCCCACTCGGGATCCATTCGCTCCTCTTCCATCATGGATGAACGCAGCAAGAACATCACCCTCCAACCTTCCATATTCATAGAACAAAACATAGTTGATAGCCTTAGTTATGAATCTATGAATAGGTTTTCCAAGATGACTCCAAGATAGACATCGGTTATGGGCGAAAAGCGGTAGAGGCAGGATATTCAGGGAGCCCGAATAAGGCTTGCTGCTATGAGAACGATCGTGCCCCAGGAGCATAACCCGGTACTTATTGGCGGTTAGCGGACGTAAGAAAGCCCGCAAGAAGAAAGCGGCTATGGCTTCCTCTTACGGGCCTGCTGCGGCTCGTGCATTCGTTTTTTCTTTCGTGAACCTTTTGCGGGATCTACCCCTTAATTCCGGACAGCGTTACGCCTTCAATGATGTATTTCTGTCCGATGATATATACGATCAACACCGGGATCAGCGCGATGGAAGCACCCGCCATCATCAGCGTCCAGTCCGTGGAATACATGCCACGGTACAGGTTCAGCATCATCGGCACCGTAAATTTGTCCGTGCTGCTGAGAAATATGAGCGGGTTGAAGAAGTTGTTCCACATCCCGAGAAACGTGAAGATCCCCAGCGCCGACAAGGCCGGCTTAATGAGCGGCAGCATGATTCGCGCATAGATGGTCCATCGGTTCGCACCATCCACGATGGCCGCCTCCTCCATCTCCTTCGGTATCCCTCTGAAGAACTGCCTGAGCAGAAACACGCCGAAGGCGTTGAGCAGGGCGGAGGGAACGATGATCGCCAGATGCGTGTCCAGCCATCCGATATTTTTCATGATGAGATACAGCGGTATGATCGTGACCTGCCCCGGGACCATCATCGTGGCCAGGAACAGGATAAACAGCGGCTCCCGGAAGGGAAACGATATTTTGGCAAAAGCATAGGCGGCCATCGAACAAGTTACGAGCTGCGATACCACCACGATAACGTTGATATAAAAGCTGTTCAGATAAGCTCTCCCGAAGGGCAGCGCCGTCAGGGAGTCCTTGTAGTTGGACCAGACGAACGGGTCCGGAATCCATTTGGGCGGAACGACGAACACCTGGGATAAATCCTTGAGCGAGCTGAGCACCATCCATACGAACGGCAAGGCCATGATGCAGGCGCCGATGATCAGGACGGTGTGCAGCAGGACGGTCGACGCCCGCAATCCTCGGTACGGCATGTAGCTTCTCCTCCTTCCTCTTGCGTCCATTAATCCTCGTAATGAACCCAGCGCCTGGACATCTTCATCTGGAACAGGGTCAGGGACAGAATCATCAAGAACAGGATGACTGCCGCCGCCGTGCTCTTGCCGAAGGTGAAGTCCGCAAAGGCCGTTTCATAAATGTGATAGACAAGGGTATAGCTGGCTTTCGCCGGACCGCCGGACGTCATGACGAAGGATTGGTCGAACACCTGGAAGGAGCCGATAATCGACATAATGGTCACGAAAAAGGTGGTCGGCGACAGCAGCGGAATCGTAATGTGGATGAGCTGCTGCCATTTGCCGGCGCCGTCGATCTCAGCCGCTTCGTAATAGCTTCTCGAGATTCCCTGAAGGCCGGCCAGGAACAGCACCATATTGCCCCCAAGCCCCATCCACACGCTTAGCATGGCGATCGAAGGCATGACGTATCTCGAATCGGTCAGCCATGACGGTCCCGTAATGCCGAACCACTGCTTCAGATACATGTTGATCAGCCCGAAGTCGGCGTTGAACAGCCACATGAATACGACGGCGACCGCTACCGACATCGTGATGTTCGGCATGAAATAGATCAGCCGGTAAAGGATTTTTCCGCGAACCCGATTCAAGCCCACGGCTACGAGCATCGCCAGCACGATCCCTGTCGGCACGGACAGAACGGTATAGTATACCGTATTGACGAGCGCAATGCGAAACTCCTCGTCCCGCAGCTGGCCGATGAAGTTCTGAAAGCCGACGAACTGCTTCGTCCCCATCCCGTCCCAATTCATCATGCTGATCACGAAGGCCGAGACGAGCGGAATTAATGAAAAAGCGACCAGTCCTAGCAGTTGCGGGAAGATGAACAAATAGCCCCACAATCCTTCGGATGTTTTGCTGCTCAGGGAAGAGCCCCTTCTCTCCGGGAGCCGCTCCGGAGAAGGGGCGGCTCCCGGGCTTCCTGCAGGCTGCACGTTCATGTCTACTCACCCTTCCTCTCGGAGCTGGATTATTTTTTGCTGTTCTTGTAATCCTGGATCTTCTGGTTGGCCATAGTCTGTATATCTTTAAGCGAGCTATCAAGCTCCTGATTCTTCAGCCATAACGCTTCGAATTTCGAGGTAATGTCCTGGCTCAGCCCCGGGATGCCGGCCTCGAACGGCGTCAGCGCATAGCCAACCTCGCGCGCGTCGAGGAACAGCTGGGCATGCTCCGGCAGGTTGCCCTCGAGCACGACTTCATCGGTGCCTGCTACGGACGGAACCGCATTGCCGCCGCCCTGGAGACGGAAACGCTGCCCGTCTTTATTCAAATATTCGGAGAAGAACGTATACGCGGCCTCTTTATTCTTCGAGGCTTTATTCATCACCAGATATGCCGTAGGAATGCCGGCCGGCTCGATTTTGTTGCCCGTATTGGTCGGCCAGGTAACGACGTCGTATTCAAGGCTCTCATTTTTCTTGAACAATGGAAGATACCAGCGCCCGGCACCGACAAAGCCTACCTGATTGGACATGAACATCGCA from Paenibacillus ihbetae includes:
- the guaA gene encoding glutamine-hydrolyzing GMP synthase, with amino-acid sequence MNKPNEIIVVLDFGGQYNQLIARRIRDLGVYSELLPYNTSVEKIKELAPRGIVFSGGPMSVYSENAPHVDPAIYDLGVPIFGICYGMQLMAHQLDGKVERASKREYGKAELEFNPNTTLVKGLEQKQTVWMSHGDHVVSLPTGFKLDAGTESAPIAAMSNEEKKLYAVQFHPEVRHSVYGNEMIKNFLYEVCQCEGNWSMETFIDDQVREIREVVGDQKVLCALSGGVDSSVVAMLIHKAIGDQLTCMFIDHGLLRKGEAESVMDTFVGKFDMKVVKIDARDRFMSKLKGVDDPEKKRKIIGNEFIYVFDEESSKFDDFAFLAQGTLYTDIVESGTDTAHTIKSHHNVGGLPEDMKFKLIEPLKALFKDEVRKVGEELGLPDEIVHRQPFPGPGLAIRVLGEVTEEKLKIVRDSDYILREEIAKAGLDREIWQYFTALPNMKSVGVMGDARTYSYTVGIRAVTSIDGMTADWARIPWDVLEKISVRIVNEVENVNRIVYDVTSKPPATIEWE
- a CDS encoding AAA family ATPase, whose protein sequence is MFLLRSSMMEEERMDPEWAPDLLGKVRSRIGSVIVGHEEQISLTMIALLAGGHVLLEDVPGVGKTMLVKTVAALIGCEFNRIQFTYDLMPGDITGASVYYPHSGEFVFRPGPLMANIVLADEINRASPRAQSALLEAMEEGRVTVDGRTYPLPAPFFLLATQNPYEYEGTSRLPEAQLDRFLMRMSLGYPDMEGEMALLERRGGSATPDSLKPLLAGSELIAMQQAAARVFVDDSIKRYMVSVADASRRQRGVALGISPRGTLAWYRASQASAYMDGRMYVIPDDCLRVAVPVLAHRIHMNHEGRAAGLTQQEMVDAILAQFELPRQRSRKGGSR
- a CDS encoding carbohydrate ABC transporter permease translates to MNVQPAGSPGAAPSPERLPERRGSSLSSKTSEGLWGYLFIFPQLLGLVAFSLIPLVSAFVISMMNWDGMGTKQFVGFQNFIGQLRDEEFRIALVNTVYYTVLSVPTGIVLAMLVAVGLNRVRGKILYRLIYFMPNITMSVAVAVVFMWLFNADFGLINMYLKQWFGITGPSWLTDSRYVMPSIAMLSVWMGLGGNMVLFLAGLQGISRSYYEAAEIDGAGKWQQLIHITIPLLSPTTFFVTIMSIIGSFQVFDQSFVMTSGGPAKASYTLVYHIYETAFADFTFGKSTAAAVILFLMILSLTLFQMKMSRRWVHYED
- a CDS encoding transglutaminase domain-containing protein produces the protein MDPVSLHGKAEERVGPGSHPAGPIRSSLVSRTFPGTVLQRALITLPVAGLLSEWLLPLQAVNGAGGDLILQALALLAAILLLQGLTAWREWVWLPPNALLVIWLCAQLFNYANPLEWLHEYASVILPGDAAAVINTRAFTALSEESRTMVLLIGWGIMVSAVHMLSLYRLSVWLFGGSTLVYLAVLASVSERSLYSDMGLALLYLLMAQGLMHIVRLGREASDDEARQGPFADQGRSSALLTLRWSTAVIVTAVLAIGAARLGGSFNEPYEGAGLTLTDLAERISGIGEHVRDAAEDALPAARMTGYSPVMGELGGPLSMSDEVFFTAKSPIPTYWRGEAYSLYDGRKWGQDHAIRTTAKLTESLRDKLPFWERSQGQTLVQTLEFEEPSQVKPLLAGGIISRVSDVQTAGGKREPALSVERMSETVSMQGDAALSRYTVESLYIRHDMQSLRASAGDPTYMKELYLQLPDSLPGRVRDLAKTVTSGASNRYEMVKAIESYLERNYTYTLQTAIPPEGSDFADQFLFESREGYCAHFATAMTVMLRSEGIPARYVTGFAPGEPVEGKKHTYRIAEKNAHAWVEVFFPGTGWVMFDPTPGFGTEPSTPPATADEITASHLPWSGLWDRVLDAAANVLMLISTLGPVSFAAGLLILAPAAAAAIYCLPSIRERLFFLMLSSRIAVSPREGLVSASAPVWEKIQRRFGAFERGQTVRQYITSLSVTDEALRLELMQFAWRWERAAFQNEPWTRTEKVHFLRQCLRIVKKLA
- a CDS encoding DUF58 domain-containing protein; translation: MKREQADWMRALAIWLAALGLYVWLGGEALRLLWLACTLVLIGGAALRLLGPSRITVSRTCAPAWIYRGDSAQVTVRIAYQTVLPVPWMMVHDTIGGCSHRKLLFPGFRKNLTYSYQLDHLPRGIWSEATSEMAWGDLFGWFRFSRQLTGEMTGISVLPRPAAGPELQVVPRGGSADREDERTFAKRRTDIRGSGLRDYIPGDPMNRIHWKNSAKLGRLQSFLPQEGSGIRQCIALDTMRQGLFGRDGGSKHDEIFEQTVAAAAGFLCQLHDRRVPYKLWTSAYQSLTPVSEYRGDNAAQRRDILLPLASVRISGGVEAADPHEEYARMSTDVLERDTAWTIITGTMNEQAALLGIKLLNSGIRDVTICCLRSGQQRTAMRISGDGGHPFRSTGQERAEEFYRLGGRLVIAGGIPEAPADGSLKGGNGNGSGQLAW
- a CDS encoding carbohydrate ABC transporter permease, which translates into the protein MPYRGLRASTVLLHTVLIIGACIMALPFVWMVLSSLKDLSQVFVVPPKWIPDPFVWSNYKDSLTALPFGRAYLNSFYINVIVVVSQLVTCSMAAYAFAKISFPFREPLFILFLATMMVPGQVTIIPLYLIMKNIGWLDTHLAIIVPSALLNAFGVFLLRQFFRGIPKEMEEAAIVDGANRWTIYARIMLPLIKPALSALGIFTFLGMWNNFFNPLIFLSSTDKFTVPMMLNLYRGMYSTDWTLMMAGASIALIPVLIVYIIGQKYIIEGVTLSGIKG